The region CCTAAGCATTgagtttatgaagcttgctttgtttaattcaaatgcatttaaaagctacaacaacacactgccaatatctgcaaccgtgcgctccatcatataaatacattggaaaaaaaaaagtcaaacacaaagctttctcaactggtgtattgaaacgtcactgctgcACACAGCccacctctcttaaaggggaacgcaccataAGGCTGATTCCTAGAACGCTTTCTTTCTGCTTCCATCGCGGACgctgcacttgctgccaatgccattactgtagtagcctaattttaatatttatttatttagcgaggcgattaattgatcagggcggttatgtgacATTCGGATATGTGACGgtccactatgtgtgtgtgtgtgtgtgtatatatatgtgtatatatatatatatatatatatatatatatatatatatatatatatatattaaataatatatatggtTAGACTGCAATTGATTTGTGTAATACTCACATACAATGAACTGGTAATGAATCACATTCATGGTAATAGTATGCTTTGAAATCCATATTTATAGATCAGGTTGATTCACAAAGtgatattatagatattatacaCTTTTTATCATTACTTACTCCCTTGTGTCGACTTGTTTGATCATCGTAGTTTAGCTTGATGCATGTTTATCAGGTTTTGTTTAAGATTTGTCTTATTGCCAATAAAGAGCCCAGAGCATGCTTTCCCGACACGAACTTGTTAAAGCCAAggtactactatatatatatattatatactacatACTTAAAATGGTGCAGGCTACAGAGAAAATGAAATCTCCCAGCAGCCTTACAAGTACAACTCCCCTGCCTTCTACAGGTTactgctacataaaaaaaaaaaaaactgcacgaCCAGATAATGAATTATGAGCATCTAACAAACACAGCATTGTGTAATGCTTTAGCAGTTTCTCTCCCAGTCAGGAGCACAGCTCTATATGGTGGACTGCTCCTGACGAAAGGCTTCCGCTCCTGGCAGGTTTCTTTCAGGCTCGGAGGCCAGGGCAGCCTCTCGAAGGACAGTCATGTGATCCTCGGCCGCATTCAAAGACTGGTCTATCCAGTCCATGCCCCCGGACATGTGACAAGCATTCCTGGTCACCAAAACCAAGTGACTGACCGACAGCAGAAGTGCTGTTGCCCTGTACAAAACAATTCCAATTCCATCACTATATAGTACTGTGGCCCATTCTGTAAATATGACAGCTTTTTAGACGAGTTGACGTTGATGTTATATGTCTGTATGTTTAGTATTATAAGCTACATCCCTGTTACTATGATACAAACAGACAATACTAAACATTACATATACTGTTCACATGCTATCTGTGATTCTATACAATGCCATCTTTGTGTTATATGGTAGCTGAGCAGTGACATTTAACATATTCTCTTTTCATCAAATATGTACAGAATCCACTTTAATAATAAACAGtgcttgtactgtatgtattacctTGCATCCAGAAGTTTAGGGTCCAGAGGGGGGTACATTGAGCGTACCACATCATCCACCCTATAGGTTAAACAGAAGTTCCATAAACAACACTGCTTATTGACTAAGTGAAACTTGTCTCAAACTGCAGGTTTAAGGCTGCTATTAGAATCTTCTGGTCCAGTCACTTACCGTGGACTGATGCGTTTTGCAACAATGATGATGTCACTGAGACTAGCTGGAGCCTTGACTTTAGCTCCTGAACCCATCGTCATAGCAACAAGCTTTTCTGTCAGTGTATGGCAaatctgcattaaaaaataaataaataaataaatcggtcAATTAAACACATTATCCAGTCTTAGAAACAACATTCACTTTTAATCAAAGGATTAATATTCTGTAAATCAAAAATGATAGGAACATTACACACAGTAGGTAGCAGTGTAGTGCACTAGTGTTAaacaacagcattaaaaaaaaaaaaaaaaatttaaaagaacatTTGCCAAAATGTGTTCGTAACACACTACCTTTTATCCATTACAATAGTGGGGATGTTCGCAAACATTCACCTAGTTGAACACAGGCCTGTCATCCAATATTGTGGATAAAAACTTACTGATCGTTCTcgtgattgatttttttttttaatcaaaaaagtCCTCACCTTCAATATAGCAATGCAGTGCGACACAAGGCCCCTGTAATAAAGAAGACTGTgttcaattcaaaataattactgtatgAAACTTTATTTTGTGTAAACCTGAACACATGCTTGTTAAGATACAGGTCAGCCCATTGCAGAATGTCATACATAACAAaaattatattctttttttattgttattctaAGTGTACATTTCGAGAGTGAATGGCACTGGAACCCAGAAGGGTCTGTGTGTATgtgggtaggtgtgtgtgtgggggtaggTGTGTATGTGGGTAGGTATGTGGGTGggtatgtgtgtgggtgggtgtgtatGTGGGTAGGTCTGTGTGTGGGTAggtatgtgtgtgggtgggtgtgtatgtgggtgggtatgtgtgtgggtgggtgtgtatGTGGGTAGGTATGTGTgtgggtaggtgtgtgtgtgggtaggtgtgtgtgtgggtaggtgtgtgtgtgggtaggtgtgtgtgtgggtggtgtgtgtgggggtggtgtgtgtggggtaggtgtgtgtgtgggtaggtgtgtgtgtgggtaggtgtgtgtgtgggtaggtgTGTATgtgggtaggtgtgtgtgtgggtaggtaTGTGTgtgggtaggtgtgtgtgtggggtaggTATGTGTGTTGGCAGGTGTGTATgtgggtaggtgtgtgtgtgggtaggtaTGTGTGTTGGCAGGTGTGTATgtgggtaggtgtgtgtgtgggtaggtaTGTGTGTTGGCAGGTGTGTATGTGGGTAGGTATGTGTgtgggtaggtgtgtgtgtgggtaggtgtgtgtgtgggtaggtgtgtgtgtgggtaggtaTGTGTgtgggtaggtgtgtgtgtgggtaggtaTGTGTGttggcaggtgtgtgtgtgggtaggtgtgtgtgtgggtaggtaTGTGTGttggcaggtgtgtgtgtgggtaggtgtgtgtgtgggtaggtaTGTGTGttggcaggtgtgtgtgtgggtaggtaTGTGTgtgggtaggtgtgtgtgtgggtaggtaTGTGTGttggtaggtgtgtgtgtggttaggTGTGTGttggcaggtgtgtgtgttttggtgtgtgtgtgtgtgtgtgtgtgtgtgtgggggtaggTATGTGTgtgggtaggtgtgtgtgtgggtaggtaTGTGTGttggtaggtgtgtgtgtgtgtgttgtgagatGTGTATgtgggtaggtgtgtgtgtgggtgggtgtgtgtgtgggtaggtaTGTGTGTtgataggtgtgtgtgtgggtaggtgTGTATGTGGGCAGGTGTGTATGTGGGCAGGTGTGTACGGAAGAATTGAAGAATGTACGATGCGTCTTCGATCCAGTCTTCATTCTCCAGTATGGCCTCAATGTGAGGGTTTGTAATCACAACATCGTCCAGCTCCAGCTCGGAAGGCTCGCTCTGGGTCTCCATCGCACCAATCAGGTCCACTGTAGGCCTGGAGAGCAACAttacaatcacacacacagtcacaggtaGCTTCATATGCTTAGTACAGTAAACTCCCACCTGTACCAACCTGTAAAGAAATTCCCTGGTATCTGCTTATTACATTCCTTTTAGGCTAAATGTattccagttggtttacattcccCTACACCACTAAATTCTGCTTGCTACTCCATTCACTCTGTGAGACAAACAGGCATGCTCTGTAATTTGCAGCAGTATGGGGGTTATAAATTACATCTTCATGACATATTAtagaaaaacagcaattaaaaaaataatatgtaagtgtctaactaaaaataaactaaacagcatAGTCTTACAGATATGACAGTAAAGGCATTATATTAGGCCAagtttatttaactatttaacttTACTTCAAATACCCACTTAACCCAAATGCTGTGGTGGATTACAGTCTATTATTCAACCTCTTTTAGTACCAGTGCagttcattaaacaaacaaatgcagtCAATCATTAACAAGCCACAGccctgtatttttaaaaataaatgatatattacAGTACACACCCTCTTAAGTAACATCAACTGTTTACTCTTTCTGAAGATTTACTGAGAGAAAGAGGTCTTCATGAACACAACAAATTAGAAGACAGCCCATACTAAGCGTCATCACACATTGTTCAAAAATATGGATACAATCTACCGTTTGAGTAAGGATGGACgacaattaaattaatattttttgatcAGCGGCTCATACTGATCACAACaataacagttattttaaatacattttaactccTTTAAGTCTCTTATacactttttttctctgtctgcttttttgcttgttggcttttttaaaataaagtcacTATTCTCAGACTTAAGGGGAAACTGAATTAAAGTGATTGCATTGGTTTACTTCCCCCTAGCACCTCTTTACGGACAAAGTGTTTGTCTACAGGAAGAGAGAGGAACAAAACAACCCTAAAAGTGATACTCATGTATAGTACATATTAATGGGTTACCAATGTCCTTCATGTGTGTCATAGGGCCTTAGTCATAAAACTTCAACTTAAATGTCTGAGCGTTTACACTAGAGTGCtctaaaaaatgagaaaaaaaaaattacaacatttaaaaaagcagtaaTTATGACACCTCGTTTACAAACTACAGAATGCTGCTTTGAAACATTCTTTTCTTGGTTTCAATTAGGTGTGACTTATCAAGTACTTGCACTTCTGTCTGTAAATGTACTGCGGGTTTGAGGTGGTGTGGTTTCTTTACTCACTTGGAGTCAAACGGGTGCAGCAGATGAGAGGGACGGCAGTAGCGCTGTCTGCAGACCACCACCAGAGCAACAAAGGAGGCCAGGAATATTGTGGCCAGGACGCCAATGGCCACGATGACGACCGTTTCCATTGTCTTCCCGTGTGTTCCCGCTGCCGATCTTGTGTTGCTCACCTGGGCTTATTTGCTATGGGCTCATTTTTATCTGCAAACAAACACAAGTAAGGGGGATTACTGATAACTGTTAACAGCTCCTAGGTGGTGTGATGAAAGAGAATGTATAACGTAATCACACCTTATGAACAATGATAGACATTGTTTCTGTATCGATGCTGTTATGAACATTAATTGTGCACTTTATCAGAAGATGCAATTGAATCCATAGAGGAAATTTCCCATGCCCATCTTAACTCTTACTTATATCCATTTACATCTAGTCAGGctaaacaaaatgatttaaacaaaaaaaaaaaaggatgcaaagTAGGGTTTTGATGCACatggaaataaaataagaatttggCAACAGATCAGCAAAAATACCCTACTGTAGTTCTAGTGAAGCTGAAAAAACTTCCACATTAAATCGCTTGcaggcaaaattcccatcttattGACACTTGTCCTTTCCCTAAACAATCAAGTCCCATACTCATCCTAATTCTTTTCCTAGCCCggctcaataaaacaattaaaacaacacagaattTAAAGCTAAAACTAAAACCCCTAGAAACAGGCAGGATGTTAATGCAAACTTTTAACCCTGACCACCAGCTGGCTGATGTCACTGTGACAGTCTCGCAATAACACTTTCAGACACATCCTGTTCTCCTAGCAAATCACAACCAGACCTACTGTgaactaaagaaaaacacacaagccACC is a window of Polyodon spathula isolate WHYD16114869_AA chromosome 12, ASM1765450v1, whole genome shotgun sequence DNA encoding:
- the tmem98 gene encoding transmembrane protein 98, which codes for METVVIVAIGVLATIFLASFVALVVVCRQRYCRPSHLLHPFDSKPTVDLIGAMETQSEPSELELDDVVITNPHIEAILENEDWIEDASGLVSHCIAILKICHTLTEKLVAMTMGSGAKVKAPASLSDIIIVAKRISPRVDDVVRSMYPPLDPKLLDARATALLLSVSHLVLVTRNACHMSGGMDWIDQSLNAAEDHMTVLREAALASEPERNLPGAEAFRQEQSTI